CGCGTCCTTCTTCAGAACTTCCTCGATCTCGTCCGTGCTGGCCTGCTGGCGCACGAGGTTGATGAGCTGGATGATGCTGCTTTGCGCGGGGGTGAGCAGCTTGGCCTCCACCAGCGAGGGGCGGGAGAACCAATACCCCTGGAACAGCTGCACCCCCTTGCTGGAGGCCATGTCGTACTGCTTGGCCGTCTCCACCTTCTCGGCGATCAGCTCGGCCTTGGAGTGCCGCCCGGCATATTTGATGAGCACGGCCAGCTGGTCCGGCGCCAGTACGGACAGGTCGAGCTTGATGTAGTCGGCCAGCGGCAGCCATGGTGCATAGGCCGATTCCAGCACCGTGTGGTTGAAGGCCAGGTGGAAGCCCCGCTCGCGCAGGCCCGACAGGATCGGCAGCCGCGTACTCACCTCTTCGGCGGCCGCGTGGCCCAGGGGCGGGATCTCCAGCACGACCTTGTCGGGATCGACCAGCTCCAGGTGGCCGCCGGACAGGCTCTCGTGCGTGCAGTTGACGAAGATGAGCTTCTTGCCCACCAGTTCCTCGCTGCCGGCGTGCGACAGCGCGGTGAACACCAGGAACACGTCCGTTGCCGCCGTGTGGCCATGGCCGGAGCGCGAGCGGTTGAAGAGTTCATAGCCCACCACGGCCTGCTGCCCGTTCATGATCGCCTGGCGGGCGATCATGGCGCCGGCAGGGCTGCTCTCGGGGGCAATGGACGGGGAATTGCCGGCGACAGGCGTGTGGGGCATGGATGGCGAACGGAA
This region of Acidovorax sp. GBBC 1281 genomic DNA includes:
- a CDS encoding EAL and HDOD domain-containing protein; protein product: MPHTPVAGNSPSIAPESSPAGAMIARQAIMNGQQAVVGYELFNRSRSGHGHTAATDVFLVFTALSHAGSEELVGKKLIFVNCTHESLSGGHLELVDPDKVVLEIPPLGHAAAEEVSTRLPILSGLRERGFHLAFNHTVLESAYAPWLPLADYIKLDLSVLAPDQLAVLIKYAGRHSKAELIAEKVETAKQYDMASSKGVQLFQGYWFSRPSLVEAKLLTPAQSSIIQLINLVRQQASTDEIEEVLKKDAGLAFNLMRLINSSGFGLSREITSFRQAVMLMGLKKLFRWAALLLTASRGGGISAAVGHTAVVRGRLMELLALETMSQEDADQAFVVGIFSMLDRMLSMPMESAVGLLHVPGTVSEALLHRAGTLGELLRLAEACESSDDAAFDQAASSLQLSSQQINMAHLQALAWADQLTE